From the Oryctolagus cuniculus chromosome 17, mOryCun1.1, whole genome shotgun sequence genome, the window agccaggtgcttcctcctggtctcccatgcaggtgcagggcccaagcacttgggccatcctccactgcactccctggccacagcagagagctggactggaagaggagcaaccgggacagaatctggtgcccccaaccgggactagaacccggggtgccaacgcCGCaatcagaggattagcctagtgagccgcggcgctggcctaataagcaaatattttaaaaaaccccCTTCTCATAGCTGGTACAGGCAATGTCTGGAAgggaaaatgtgttttgtttgtgGAAAGCTGCTTTGGGGTGAGAACCCTGTTGTATCTTCCGGCCTTGCCGCCACCGCATCCCACTCCACATCTCAGTCTCCTGGCCACTGCTAGACTACACCATGCTCTTCCAACCAAAGCTGGCTCCACCCACTGCTAACTGACCGTGCTGCTTCTGCCCCGCCCCTGTGGCTGACGTGGGGCGCTGGCGCAGAGACCGGCCAGCCAGCCTGCAAAGCTGAGCACAAGTCCTCCCTGGCCCTCGAAAGAAAAGGAGTGATGGCCTCTGCTGTTGACAGAGGTGTCACAAGCGGCTTCTGGTGACAGCACAGGAAAAGGACTCAATTCCATCCCTGGGACAGAGCAGGGCACATGGGGACAGACACGTTGAGCCATCACATGCCCCGTGGTCCTGGAGAGTCACGGGTGAGAAGCCACGTGACCGAGACTGCTCcacggggctggctctgtgattGTCCCCACTTGACAGGTGCGAGAGCTCAGATATGCCGAATGGAAGAGGCTTGTCTGAGGTCCGTGTGCTGGCCAGGGTCGGGACCAAACTACACCCAGTCGGCCAAGCCTGCATTCCTCATAGGCACGGCTCCTCCTAGAACCCCAGGTGATGGGGAGACTTGGGGCACGGGACTCCTCCGGAACACAGGCTATGGCCTTCACGCTGCTTTTATCTAATATTCTTTCAGTGATGGGACATTGAGTGACAAGGTCATGACCTTCATGACAAAATCATGTCCATTCCTGCTGGGACCCTCCACAGCACCAGATCGACACCAGCCCTTGCTGGGGACACAGGCCTGGCCCTCGGGGGTACCCAGAATTGCAGACCAGACCCCTACATATCCTCAGCCCACACCAGAGGGCCTGAAAACTTGAGTATGCTCCTGAACCCGGCCCACCCCACCCATCCGGCATTCCGCCCAGCGACGTTCCCGTACCTTCTCAGCCAGGCTGCTGAAGTTCTGGCCTGACTCCTGCACCACGTAACCGAGCTGGAAGACAGGGCACAGAGGGTGCGCAGTCTTGTGGTACAGGCAGGTCCTCATGTAGCTGGCATTCACCTCCTCCACTAGGTTGCGCCTACGGAGTGTGGGAAAAGGCATGGGTGATGGCAGCCATGAGTGAGCCAGGAGGTGCCCACTCCTCCCAGAGGCTCTGGGGACACTTACGGGCTCCAGGCTGCCACCCTGGCAGCCCGGGCTTTCTCCTGCAGAGCAGAATCAGcaggaagggacagagacagacccTGAGAGTAGCTGGACAGCTTGGGGTGCCGCCTGCTGCCTGTCTACCTTTCCCACGCACCTGTTGACCTTGAAGCGTGGAAAGCTGATGCTGTTCTTGATGAAGAGAGTGAAGTTCTCAGCCTCTCGGAGaagggcagggctggaggagacCACAGTCACTCACCACCCCTCTCCAGGAGCACCGCTGTGTGCGCCGAGCTCGGCACAGCCTGGGGTGGTTGGTATGCCGCCGTGGTGGACCCAAGGGCCTCTTGACCAGGGCCCAGGGAAAACCTTTGGCCTGGGCCACATGGACGGGGGTggtgggtgaggggtgggggcagaagaGCGGGGTCAGAATAAGAGACAGACCCATTCCTTATCCCAGCGCCCCTGTGTCCCGGCCAGGGACCCTGCTCTTGGCTCTCAGGAGAGAAAGGCGTCAGTTACCTGGGGACATGGTCGTCCACCTCCACGGGGCACCAGCCGAAGATCTCACACGTCCGCACGCTGTCGTTGAAGGCCACACACTTGCCTGAGCGGAtgcctggaggagggaggagcccTGGGTGCCCACCCCaagctgggagtgcagtggaggcccTGGGGATGATACGTGGCTGGGTCTGGGATGGGCAGCCCATCACggtgggcaggaggggagagagcCCAGCAGGCGGGGCAAGGAGCGAGGCAGGGACAGGCCCGGCGGGCATGGAGGACACTGGCCTGGAaccaggaggagcaggggagctgctgggaggaGCCGACCTTACCTTgggccttcctctctgccttgccGGGGGTGCAGCCGCTGTCATCCCTGCACGTGCCCCCttctgggtgctgggggaggggagagctgctggccccagcccttgggTGGGGGCTTGAGaagagcccctcccacccccagagtTCTAGGGTGGGCGAGGGGAAGAGTCTTGGACTCTTTGGGGCGACCCCTACTCAcagcctcccttcccctcccagtaTGCTGAAGAGCCCACAGGGCCACGCGCAGGTGCCCACATCAGTGTcagtgggcagggcctgggaggcagcaagggtcAGCGTCTTGCTGGGCACAGCACTGGGGGGAGGCCCAGCCCCTCTGGTGGCTGACAGTTAATCTAAGCCATAAGTTCCACCTTGGCATGTGCTCCAGTGCCCAAGGGGACCTTCTCTTCCATATCACCCCCCACCCGCCCCAGTCTTCACCTCTGCACAGTGCCGCTGAGTCTGCCGGAGCGTGACGATGAAATTGGTCATGACCACGAAGGAGCTGTCCCCCTGGAAGAGAGGTGcaggggggagggtgggcagggctgcGAGCTGAGAGGGCAGCCCCCAACATTCCAGATCCTGTCCTCATAGGGCCCTGGGGCCCACAGGACACTTGGCAGCCCCCACACTCCAGCGCGTCCAAGTGGGCTGATGACCAGGCTGCTCCTGCCTCTCATTCACAGCTAGGGGAACTGAGACTCAGCGAGATAGCAGCTGAACTGATCCCTCGGGGTGAGGGGACAGAGCCTCCCACAGCTCGGAGCCAGGCACCGTGGGTGGAAGGTGTAGGCCTGAGTCAGCTCACCTGGGCCGGGAAGACGTAGTCGGCCACGTCCCAGACCTGGGCTCCGACGTCCCCAAGCTGGGTCACAGCCAGGCCCTTGAGCTTCACAGACACGCTGCTGATGAGGCCGCTCGAAGTCTGGTAGCCTTTCTCGTAGACAAACACCCACCTGCGGGGGTGGCGGCATGGGGGCCAGAGCTAGGTGCACGTGCCCTTACTGGCATTAGCTGCACCTGTCACCTGCTTCGTCTTGTCCGCCCCAGATGCAAGTTGGAGCCTCTACAGGAGAAGCTCCTAAACCTTGGGCTGGAGGCATGAAAATCTGGATTTCCAGGGAAGAGGCCTCCTGATGTCTCTCTTTCCCAAGTGCTGGCTTTGGGGGGGGACCCCAATACTTGCCCCCAACCAAGTGGCCCTTCCTTCCTGCCAAGCACCATGATGGGGAGTCTGGCCTTGGGTGTCCAGCAGCCCAgggttgaatcccagctccactatTCACTGGCTGTGGAGTTTGGGGCGACCTATCCAAcgcctctgggcctcagcttcctcgtctgtaaaatggaCTAACAGCATTGGGGTGTGAAATGTAGTCAGTGTGAGTGCGGTCATGCTATGAGGTATTGTTATCTGACCGAGGGGGAGAACCAGCCCTCCACAGGGCTTGCAGGCTCCGGCCTCCCAGTGGAGCCCTTGGTGAGGACGGCCCAGGCTGGAGGCCTCCCCGAGTTCTTGGGAAAGTGCAGCCTTGCATTCCCAGCACTGAGAACCCCCGCTCTTCTGAGTCCTCCACGTTCAGTGTGGGAGCTTCGGTGGGGCTGAGCTCTCTGCTGGCCCCAGGGGTGGACACATAACCAAGCCTTACCTATCAATGTCCCAGCCAGCTGCTACCAGTGATGGATCTAGTGAgtgacacacagcacagggagtTGCAACAATGAGGCCAGAATTGTTCCTGGAATTCCTGGGAAAGAACTCTTCTCTCTTGGGCAGCTAAGCAGAGTGGCTACCAGACCAAAAAACAGGCCTGAGAATGAAACCGACCTAGAGGAAAGCCgggcggggagagggagaagagcagCGCCCGACGATGCTTCAGCACCCGGATCCAGCCTGGCCTGCACCGTGTCGCAGCCTGCCTCTGGATTTCTCAGTTACTTAGCCCATAAACTCCTTTCTGCTGCACTTGATCTTGGCCAAAAGGCCCAGAAGCTATCCATAAActccctttaaaaaatatttatttgcttgtttttgtttgtttgaaaggcagggcagagCCCGGTGcagtggcgcagtgagttaaagccccagcatacagcaccagtatcccatatgggtgctggttcaagacctggctgctccacttctgatccagctctctgctatggcctgagaaggcagtggaagatggcccaagtgcttgggcccctgcacctgcatgggagactagaagcttctggctcctggctttggatcagcttagctcagctgttgcagccatttggggaatgaaccagtggatggacgacctctctccctctacctctctctgtaactgtgtctttcaaataaataaatcttaaaaaaaaaaaaaaaaaaagatggggctggtgctgtggtgtagagggtaaagccgccacctacagtgccgacatcccatgtgggcgccggttcgagacccggctgctctactttcgatctaactctctgctgtggcctgggaaagcagtagaagatggcccaagtacttgggcccctgcacctgcgcaggaagaccctagctcctggctcctggcttcagatcagcgcagctccagccattgcagccaatggggagtggaccagtggatggaagactctctctctctgcctctcctctctctgtgtaactctgactttcaaataaataaataaataaataaatcttttttaaaaagagaaagaaaaagaaagaaatacagggcAAGGTGTAGGGAAATGGGGGTGATacctcccatccgctggtttactccctgaatgctcacagcagccaggtctgggccaggctgaagccctcGGGGttctccatctgggtccccacatgggtggcaggagcccaggtgcctgagccatcttcggctgctttcccaggcgcatgagctaGGAGCcagacgggaagtggagcagccgggagtagaaccagtGCTGAGATACAggaagctggcgctgcaggtggccgCCCAAGCCatgcagcacagcaccagccccacttccagtctggGTTTGGCTTCTGCTGCCCACAACTGAGAGAGACCCGGACAGGACGTCTCTGCAGAGCAGTGGCTCGTCTACATGCAGAGTTGGTGGAAATgcacctgcgtgtgtgtgtgtgtgtgttgctgtatgTTTTGAGGGAAACTGCGAGTGTGCAGTTGGGAGACCCTATgcttcctccacctcctgccaCACCTGTCGGAGCAGAACACAGGCACCCAGAGCTCCGGCCCAGAACTGAATTCTCCAGGTCTCTtatcccagagtcccagctcGTTCCCCAAGGGCTGtctccctgc encodes:
- the P2RX1 gene encoding P2X purinoceptor 1, with translation MARRLQDELAAFFFEYDTPRMVLVRNKKVGVVFRLIQLLVLAYVVGWVFVYEKGYQTSSGLISSVSVKLKGLAVTQLGDVGAQVWDVADYVFPAQGDSSFVVMTNFIVTLRQTQRHCAEHPEGGTCRDDSGCTPGKAERKAQGIRSGKCVAFNDSVRTCEIFGWCPVEVDDHVPSPALLREAENFTLFIKNSISFPRFKVNRRNLVEEVNASYMRTCLYHKTAHPLCPVFQLGYVVQESGQNFSSLAEKGGAVGITIDWNCDLDWHVRHCKPIYAFHGLYAEKNLSPGFNFRFARHFVENGTNYRHLFKVFGIRFDILVNGKAGKFDIIPTMTTIGSGIGIFGVATVLCDLLLLHILPKRHYYKQKKFKYAEDMGPGAGERDPAATSSTLVLQENMKTS